The following are encoded in a window of Longibacter salinarum genomic DNA:
- a CDS encoding DUF2085 domain-containing protein yields the protein MPDPSSPLPWDQRMSFLWLGCVAGSLLLVGLAVIPPWLPEATRWLLMQAFAPLCHQIPARSPTIDGVHLAVCDRCIGIYSGLAGGVVLAAALRATAVPIVKHLQHVRTLSWDRVLSVLRLALVGVLIPLAIDWLGPFVAEWTSLSGWTNSVESRFATGLLLGVVAGLLLIVVIANSRARTRAHPNEDVSSSEGTSTRRTTDADV from the coding sequence ATGCCCGACCCGTCGTCTCCGTTGCCGTGGGACCAACGCATGTCGTTCCTCTGGCTGGGTTGCGTTGCCGGAAGCCTTCTGCTCGTCGGGTTGGCAGTGATTCCTCCCTGGCTGCCGGAGGCAACAAGGTGGCTATTGATGCAAGCCTTTGCTCCCCTCTGCCATCAAATCCCTGCCCGCTCTCCGACAATCGATGGCGTCCACCTGGCCGTATGCGACCGATGTATCGGTATCTACTCCGGGCTCGCGGGCGGAGTTGTGCTGGCGGCAGCCCTTCGTGCTACGGCGGTCCCAATCGTCAAACATCTGCAGCACGTCCGGACGCTCTCCTGGGATCGTGTGCTATCTGTTCTCCGGCTTGCCCTGGTCGGGGTCCTCATCCCGCTGGCGATCGACTGGCTCGGCCCATTCGTTGCTGAATGGACATCCCTCTCCGGCTGGACCAATTCAGTGGAGAGCCGCTTCGCGACCGGACTTTTGCTCGGTGTGGTCGCCGGACTCTTGCTTATCGTTGTTATCGCGAACTCCCGAGCACGCACGCGTGCACACCCGAATGAAGATGTATCATCGAGCGAGGGGACCTCGACCCGCCGGACAACCGATGCTGATGTTTGA
- the groES gene encoding co-chaperone GroES — translation MASIKPLGDRVVVQPLEADEKTESGLYIPDSAQEKPQKGTVVAIGPGRVENGTKVDMTVSEGDEVLYGKYAGTEVTLDGGDFLIMRESDIFGVIEG, via the coding sequence ATGGCGAGCATCAAACCACTTGGTGACCGCGTGGTCGTCCAGCCGCTCGAGGCGGATGAGAAGACGGAAAGCGGTCTTTACATTCCCGATTCGGCACAGGAGAAGCCACAGAAAGGAACAGTCGTGGCGATTGGGCCGGGTCGTGTCGAGAATGGCACCAAGGTCGATATGACGGTGTCGGAAGGCGACGAGGTTCTTTACGGCAAGTATGCCGGCACCGAAGTGACGCTCGACGGTGGGGACTTCCTCATCATGCGCGAGAGTGACATCTTCGGCGTGATCGAAGGATAA